The Thermococcus henrietii genome segment CTCCATGAGGGCGTAAACTTCCTCGGGAACGTCGGTGCTCACGTGGAGGCCGAGCTCCTTGGCGTGCTCGTAGGTAATCGGGTAGTCGTGCGTCCACCTGCCCTCCGTCAGAATCTGGGCAAGCTCCCTTGCCTTCTCCTCGCCGTACCTGTCCTTGAGGAGGTTGTAGACGAAGTCGCGAACCTGCTTTATGGCCTTCTCAGCCACGTCGGCAAGGATTAGCGTCTGGTCGTCCACCTTGTCAACGCCCTTCCTCTCGACGGCCCTGACTATGCTCGGTCCCGGGTACTGGCCGAGCTGTGGGTCAACAGGGCCGAGAACCGCGTGCGGGTCCATTATTATCTTGTCCGCCGCGAGGGCTATAAGCGTTCCACCACTCATGGCATAGTGCGGGACTATCACGCGAGTCTCGGCAGGGTGGTCCTTGAGGGCCTTGGCTATCTGGGTCGCCGCGAGGA includes the following:
- a CDS encoding SDH family Clp fold serine proteinase; amino-acid sequence: MSDAASGFFGSLIWWLFFLYLLLWPQMQYRSLQMARARLLQQLSKKRGSTVITMIHRQESIGLFGIPFYRFISMEDSEEILRAIRMAPKDKPIDLIIHTPGGLVLAATQIAKALKDHPAETRVIVPHYAMSGGTLIALAADKIIMDPHAVLGPVDPQLGQYPGPSIVRAVERKGVDKVDDQTLILADVAEKAIKQVRDFVYNLLKDRYGEEKARELAQILTEGRWTHDYPITYEHAKELGLHVSTDVPEEVYALMELYKQPMRQRGTVEFMPYPQKAENSK